A window of Acinetobacter sp. WCHA55 genomic DNA:
GCTAAACATAAACGAATAAAAGAATTGCTAGTAGTTGGCAATATGACTAAGGAAGAAATTGCCAAAGCAGTGAATTGTGGAGTTGCAACTGTCTATCGAGTTGCTAAAGTTATCTAAAAGAGGCTTATCTCAACGCGCCCCCAATGGGGCACCGCTGCATTCAGGTTACTTCACATAAGAAATTTTATGTTAAATGATTGTTAGAAATGCCCCTTGATCGAGGCATTTTCTATAAAGAATACTAAAAACTAATTAAAGTGTATTAGTTCCGACTTAATCTGACACAGAGCTTGAAAAAGAAGAAGTTACCGATTTTGATTAAAGGTGTCGAATCTCAATCAATAAAGGTAACTTCTCATGTTGCATACTAACAATCAAATCATCAAACACAAAGTCGGTCTGCTGAATTTAGCAGAAGAACTCCAGAACGTATCCAAAGCTTGTAAAGTCATGGGAGTATCTAGAGATACCTTCTATCGTTATCAAGAGCTTGCCAGTACAGGCAATATGGATGCGCTCATCAACCAGAGTCGCAGAACTCCAAATTTAAAAAACCGAGTGGATGAGCAAACTGAACAAGCTGTTGTTGATTTTGCAATCCAATATCCAGCTTATGGTCAGCATCGAACCAGTAATGAGCTACGTCAGATTGGCATCTTTGTATCTGGCAGCGGTGTGCGCTCTATCTGGCTTAGACACAATCTTGAGAACTTCAAAAAGCGATTGAAGGCACTTGAAATGAAAGTTGCTCAAGAAGGCATTCAATTGAATGATCAGCAGATTGCTGCATTAGAACGTAAACATGAAGATGATGTTGCTTGTGGTGAAATCGAAACACATCATCCAGGATATCTTGGAGCGCAAGATACTTTTTATGTCGGAAATCTAAAAGGTGTTGGTCGTATTTATCAGCAAACTTTTATTGATACGTATAGCAAAGTGGTTCACTGCAAGCTGTACACAACCAAGACACCAATCACAGCCGCAGATTTATTGAATGACCGCGTGTTACCATTCTATGAATCACAAAGATTGCCAATGCTTCGTATTTTGACCGACAGAGGCACCGAATATTGCGGTAAAGTTGAACATCACGATTATGAGCTTTATTTGGCTCTGAATGATATTGATCACACGAAAACTAAAGCGGCTTCCCCACAAACGAATGGGATCTGTGAGCGTTTCCATAAGACGGTCTTGCAGGAATTTTATCAAATAACCTTTAGGAAGAAGCTATATAGCACATTAGAGGAATTACAAGCTGATCTAGACGTTTGGCTGAAATTTTATAATACTGATAGAACCCATCAGGGTAAGGTGTGCAATGGCAGAACGCCATTTGCAACATTACTCGATGGAAAACGTATTTGGGCTGAAAAGAATTTAGCTCAAATTTAACCTGACAGTCTTAAGCAAATATCGGTAACTGTCAGATTAGGTTTGAACTAGTACAATTAAAGCCAACCAAGTTTCAAAACAAGGCAGTTCTCAGCAATCATATTTTTAAATTATATAACTCCCAACTGAGCTTTTGCTCCAACGATAAGGCTTTCATTTTGAGTTTCTAAGGCAAATAAACCATACATCAAAGGAGAGGCCGCTGCTCTTTCTAAAGTCTGTTCATATAGTTTATTCCAAACTTTACCCCCTAGTTTTTCATACTCGATGATTAGAGTTTTGAGGCTTTCTTCTCCAAACAAAGTTACATGCCCAGCAAAATCAATCGCTGGGTCATCTATATGGGCTGTTGACCAATCAATAACGCCTGAAACAGCTCCATCCTTTGAAGCTAGTACATGCCCAGCATATAAATCGCCATGTATAAATTGGGTGAAATCTGCCCATAGAACATCATTATCCAACCATTTTCTGTAGCGGGTTTCCAATTGCTCACTTATACCAATTTCAGATTTTACTAACTGCAAATTGTTTGCTATTTCAGGTCTTAAATCTGAAGGTTTCATAATTTTCAAATCATTTTCCCGAACTTCTTTTTCAGGAATACTATGGATTTCAAATAAGGTTTTTGCCAAAGATGTTATGTATTTCGGGCTATCTTTGTCCATATTCCAAATTATTTCATAGGTTTCAGCATCCAAATTTAAAACAGGATTATCTTTAAGTATGGGATAAGCCACTAATTCTGTAGATGAAATTCTCCAATCAGGAACCTCTACAGAAAGATGTTTTTTTACCAATTCTAAAATGCGTTTTTCTTTCTTGATTTGTTCCCTCATGCCATCACGACGAGGAATACGCAGCAACCATTGTTGCCCCTTTGTATCAAGAGCAAAAACGACCTTAAAATCAATGCCCATTTCATTGAAATTCATTTTGTCCGTAAGCAACAAGCCGTGTGCTTCAGCAAGTGATTGAATATCTTGAATTGTCATTTTTAATTTCCTTTAAAGAGTTCAATAATTAATGTTCGGATTAGATTGGCTATCATTAACAATCTCTCTCAAAAGTCTTGATGATTTTGTGGTCTTTGATCTCGTAGATAATGTCAGCAATATTATCGACCAATTGCTTGTCATGAGATACGAAGATAATAGTTCCTGCATAGGACTTCATCATTGTTTCTAATGCGGCAATACTTTTTAGGTCAAGATAGTTTCCTGGTTCATCCATAAGCAAAATATTATATTTTCCTAAAAGCATTTTGGATAAAAGCAGTTTGATGATTTCACCTCCCGATAAGTCGGATAAGTTTTTTTGAATATCATTCGCTCCGATCCCCATTGAAGCCAATACTGCACGAATTTCCGCAACTGTGTACTCGCACTCTTCCTGCATAAAGGAGAGCACAGATTTATGCGTGTTAAATTTATATCCTGTTTGTGTAAAGTAGCCAATTTCAGCTTTTGGAGATATGGTTAATCCATCAGCACGTTCTGATATCATTTTTAACAAGGACGTTTTCCCTGTTCCATTCGATCCAGTTATAGCGACTTTAGCGCCAAGCGGTATTATAAAGTTAGCGTCATCAAAGATAGTACGGCTACCAAATTTTAAGCTCAGACCATCTGCCGTAATCGGGAACTTATTGTGCAGTTCTAGGGCTGAACTTTGACGAAAACGAATAGAACGCAAATGCTCTGGTGCTTGAATATCTTCTAATGCAGCCAAACGCTTTTCCATACTCTTAGCTGCCTGATACAGTTTTCTTTGCTTGGTGCCAGTCATTTTTGCATGCCCAAGTCGTCCAGCACTTTCGGTAGAGTTTTTGGATTTTTCTCCTTTTTTCTTATTGTCTAATCGATTAGCTTGCTGGCGTTTTTCTTGCACAGCAGATTCTAATCGCTCCCGTTCCTTCATCATCAGCTCATATTCTACGGCTTGGTGTTGTCGCTCTTCTTCTTTTTGACGCAAGTAATCCGAGTAACCACCCCAATATTCCGTAATTTTACCGTCTTTTAACTCCCATATCTTGTCTACAACCATATCAAGAAAATATCGGTCATGACTGATAACAAGTAATGCTCCATCAAATGCTTTAAGTTGACCAATAAGTAGATCTATTCCATTGAGATCAAGGTGGCTGGTTGGTTCATCCGCTAGAATGCCATGTACTTGTTGGGAAAATGCGGCAGCAATTTTTGCACGAGTTTCCTCTCCGCCACTCATTGTGTCGTTTTGTACATTGGAAACACCAAGGCGAGATAACATTGCCCGGTCTTCGACCGTTTCTATTTCGATTCCGCCCAGTTGGCTGATATGTGCAAAATCACCAAAACGCTGTAATGTCGCTTCGGCTAAAACAATTTCGCCATTAAGTACTTTGAGTAAACTACTCTTTCCTGCTCCGTTATCACCCACAAGACCAATACGGTCATAAGAGTGAATTTCCAATTCATCAATATCCAAAACATCACGCCCAGCATAATCCAAGCGTATGTTTCTCGCTTTAATAATTAAACTCATTTTTATTTACTCCTGTTTAGCTCTTGAAATTTTTTATGCAGCAAACAGGATTTAGGTGAAAACAAAAGCTAGCATCACAGTGTCCTCCCAAAAAAAAAGCTATTCATCCACAGGGTGGACAAATAGCTAGTCAATTAAGTTATAACTGGAAACTATGCACTAAAAGCATACTTATAAATTAAGCATACTTTTACTTTATATATCCGCATATATTCTTAAAGACACAACAAAAGCCCACCATTATAAAATAGTGTCACTATGCAAATAGTTGTGTCTTAACGAATGCGGATAGAATGCATAAACTTACCTAAAAAATAAAATTCAGTTTTATGATAACTTTACTGTTAAAAGAAGTCTAGACAACCTTGTTTTATGCTTGGATATAAGGCTTATTTTAAAATAATAGTAGTGAAGATTTTCTAAAATTAACATAATACACCTTATACGAAATTAAAAAATGGAGCCTAAAGCTCCATTTTTTAATAACTTTTTTTAAATTGCTAAGCGTAAATTCAGTGCTTTTACAACTTTAATCACAGTATCAAAACTAGGGTTAACATCACCAGAAAGTGCTTTATAAAGACTTTCTCGGCCTAAGCCTGTATCTCGTGATAATTGAGCCATTCCTTTAGCTTTTGCAATGTTACCTAAAGCCTTTGCAATGAATGCGGCATCGCCATTAGATTCTTCAATACATGCTTGTAAGTAAGCCTGCATATCATCCTCTGTTTTAAGATGCTCAGCACTGTCCCATTTGCGAAGTTTAATAGCCATTTATAGCTCCTCCTCTAAATCTTGTGCCAATTGCAGGGCAAGTTTTATATCTTTACTTTGCGTAGACTTATCTCCGCCTGCTAAAAGAATAACAACCCTTTGCCCTTGCTTGCAGTAATAAATCCTATAGCCTGGCCCAAAGAAGAAACGTAATTCAGAAACACCTTCACCGACCGGCTCAGTATCTCCAAAGTTTCCATCTTCAACCCGATCAATTCGGACTTGTATGCGTCTTTTTGCCTGCTGGTCTTTTAACTTGGTGAACCAGTCATCAAAGACTTCAGTGGTATATATTGAGTACATAAGTAGAATGTATCCTATAGGATACATTTATGCAAGAAATAAACTTGATATTTGGGGCTCGAAACGGTGAATTTCGTATAACCGCCATTATGTTAAGTTAATCAAAATTCTTAATGCACCAAAACCTAAAAATTTAAATGGAGTAAAAATGACTTTAAAGGGGTTAGATATTCAAGAAGATTGTATCAAAGCTATTTCTAATGAATCTTTAATATTTGATATTAAGAATAAAGAGTTTTTAGAGGATATAGAAAATCTTTTATTACAGTATTTTCAAAATTTTAGTAATGATTTAAATGGAATTGAGTTTGATAATTTTTCTGTGGAGTTTTGGTTCGATGCAGGACAATTGATTATTTATCCTGAAAAAGATTTATTAGATCGTAAACCCTTTGAATCTGAATATGATTTAGATAGATTAGACCCTTATTTTTATCTAGTTTGTGAAGAATATAGGATATATTTTGATGACTTAATATCTCGAAAAGTAAGCGATCAAGTATCTGAAAAAGAAGCTATTTCTAAAACTAATGACGTAATTGATTGTGTAAGCAAAGCTATAAAAAATATAAATGATGAAAACAATCTTTTAAAGATGTTAGGCAGGCCTAAATTAGAAATAAGATATTTCGGTGTAACGAAAGAAGAACTTTTAGCAAAAGAAATTCTCGTGAAATGAAGTAGATATTTTTGTCGTATTAAGGAAAACTAAAATTAACATAATGGGCGTTATGCGAAGTCAAAAATGGGAGCTTAAGCTCCCATTTTTATTGATGATTTTTTAATTCTTTCAGCATAGCATCCCGTAAAATTTCATTCATTCGTGTTTGATAACCTTTGCCTTGTGCTTTGAACCAAGCAAGTACATCAGCATCTAACCGAATTGAAGTTTGTTGCTTCACTGGGCGGTAAAATTGATTTTGGCGTACAGCACTGCTCCAATCGGTAATTTCAGGAATATCTGATAGATCTAGCTGATCATCAGGAACCGTGCCTTTAGCAAGCAAGCGTTGAATTTCAGCATCTTGCTTCTCACCAAATTTCTCATTCAGCTCTTTGCGTGAGTATCTAACCATGCTCATATTTGTTTCGCTCCGCTTTAGTCACTTGCCTTGCACTAATGATTCGTATGATTTCACAGTCATCTTCATCAAAAATGGTGTGAGCCACCAATAACATTAGTACGCCTTTAACTCGTCCAATGGTTTGCCAACGTTCTTCACCATCGGTATGTCTGTCTTGGATTGAGATCCGTAATGGATCTTCAAAAACAAGGCTTGCAGTTTCGAAAGAGATATCATGCTTTTTCTGATTCTTTCGATTCTTAGCCTCATCCCATTCAAAATACTGTTCCATAAAAAACATTCAAATTTGTATATACAATAATGTATCACAAAATTGTATAACTCAAGTTGAGAAGCGTAATTTTTAGTCAAATTTATTGGCAAGAACTATCAAAACTGCTCATAAAAAAGCCGACTTGTTTCCAAGTCGGCTTTTGAACATCATCGAGCAAATAATTTATATCATAAGTTTTTGATTTTTATATTTTTCAATTTGTGCTTTTCGTATAACGCCCATTATGTTAAATAGCATGCAATATTGGATACCATACTGAAATAAGTAAAACAGTACCTAATACTCGATTAAAGAGCACCATATGATGAGCTGTAGAAAGTATTTTTTTTGTGATTTTTCCTAAATAAGCCCAAATAAATAAACAAGGTAGAGAAATCAGCATAAAGATGAATGAAAATAGAATGAGTGACTGATAGTAGTTAGCTAGTTGTGCTGTATAAACAGTAATAACAGCAATAGCCATCAACCAGCTTTTAGGGTTGATAAACTGTAAAAAGAAGCCTGTAAAAAAACCATTTTTCTTATTTTGATTTTGGATTTTAGATTCTAGATCAGGTCTATAATTAAAAATTTTCCATCCAATATAGCTTAACCAAATGCCGCCAGTGAAACTTAATATTAATTGAATCTTGGGGTATTCATTGAGTGTTGTACCAATTCCAAGTCCTGTAATTAAGACTAATGATGCAGCACCAATACTTCCACCGAAGATTAAGCCTAATGTTTTTTTAATACTAAATTGATGACTTGTACTAAGAATAAGGAAATTGGTTGGTCCAGGAGTAATTGATGCAACAAAAGAAAAGGCACAAAAAGCTAAAATCGTTTCCAAAATAAAATCCAAAAATTAATAAACTATTTGGCTAGTTTGATAAATATCTTCAAGCTCTGTACACGACAAATTTCACAGAACCCTTATCCTATCAGGATTCTGCTTTCTTAAAATTGCCAAAATTTCCTTAAACTCTTCTTTTTTCCCAAAACCAATTAAACGCTGAATCGCCATTTGAACATAGTCTAAACCATAGCGAAATAAACTCATTGAGAGTCGTCCATGCTTCTTTATTTTTATCGCTTTTTTTTGATTATGTTGCCATTCACCCGTTAAGTAACACCAACAGAAGCTTATAGCTAACACCGCAATCAATTTTTTCACTCGTCTAGGGTCTGTCAAGCGCGTATTTTCAAGATTAAACCCGCGTCCTTTGAGACAACTGAATAAGGTTTCAATTTCCCAGCGTAATGCATAATCCTGAATAGCATTGGCATTAAACTGAGGAGAAACGACGAGTAAAAGCTCTCCATTTTCTAACTGTAGTGCACTTATATATAGTTTCACCCGACCAACCAAAATCCGTCGTTTACGACATTCAATTTGACCAACTTTAAGATGGCGAAATAAATCACTAATTTTATGATTCTTTCCTAAATGATTGGTGACAATGAAGTTTTTTTAACACGAATGCAGAAGTTGATGTCTTGTTCAATTAACCATGTAAACCACTGCTCACCGATAAACAGAGGTGGTCCCACTTGTTTGAACAACTAAAAGCGTATTTATAAGTGATATTCCGCTCTAGTTAAGCCACCTTGTTTTGTTGGGGTAGCTGATCATAGTAAAACTCATTTGGTGTCATTTTGTCTAGACTCGAATGAGGTCGTTTCAAATTATAAAACTCAAAATATGCACTTAATTGCTTTTTCGCATCTGTGACACTGCTATAAGCTTTGAGATACACCTCTTCATATTTAACGCTCCGCCATAATCGTTCAACCATCACATTATCTACCCATCGACCTTTACCATCCATACTGATTTGAATGCCATTTGATTTCAATACATCAATAAATGCATCACTGGTAAACTGGCTGCCTTGGTCTGTATTAAATATTTCAGGTCGACCATATTTTTCAATCGCTTCATTTAAAGCCGAAATACAAAAATCCACCTCCATACTAATCGATACCCTATGCGCAAGTACCTTGCGGCTATGCCAATCAATCACAGCACATAAATAAACAAAGCCTTTTGCCATAGGGATATACGTTATATCCGTAGACCACACTTGATTACTGCGCTGAATAGCCAACCCTTTGAGCAGATATGGATATTTACGGTGAGCTTGATTAGCCTGGCTTAAATTTGGTTTGCAATATAACGCCTGAATACCCATTTTCTTCATTAAAGTACGTGTATGACGTCGTCCTATATGATGTCCTTGACGATTCAACAAATCACGCATCATACGACTGCCTGCAAAAGGATATTGCATATGTAATTCATCAATACATCGCATCAGCTTCAGATCTGATGCACTCACAGGTTTTGGGCGATAGTAATAACAACCACGGGAGACTTTCAGCAGCTTAGCTTGCTTAGATACTGAAATCTGAAGTGAGTCGTCGATTAACTTTTGTGGTTGAAGCGGCCCAGTTTCTTCAACACACCTTCTAAAAAATCAATTTCTAATGCCTGCTCACCGATTTTTGCATGTAGTTTTTTTAGATCGATGGGTGGTTCTGTTGGAGCTTTTGATTGATCGAAAGCTTGCGAGGAAGCTGAGATCAATTGATTTTTCCAGTCAATAATTTGGTTTTGATGAACATCAAACTCAGCACTCAATTCAGCAAGTGTTTTTTCTGCTTTAATCGCAGCAAGTGCTACCTTAGCTTTAAAATCATTTGAATGATTTCTTCTTGGTCTACGTGCCATAAAATACTCCATATATTGATGTTTATAACATCATTTGAGGAGCAGAATATCACTTATAGGAGTTGTTCAAATTTACGGATCCATCTCTAACTCTCTGTCTGCGAACACATTCACAATACGGTCTTTACCAAAAATGGCTATAAAGCGTTGAATCAAAGCAATACGCTCTTTCGTATCTGAATTTCCACGTTTATTAAGCAATGTCCAAAGGATAGGTATCGCTATTCCACGATAAACGATTGCGAGCATCAGGATATTAATATTTCGTTTTCCCCATTTCCAATTGGTTCTATCTAAAGTCAGTTGCACTTGGTCGAATGAAAACATATTGAAAATCAACTGAGAAATTTGACGATAATCAAAATACTGACCTGCAAAGAAGCGCTGCATACGTCGATAAAATGATTGTGGTAAACACTTGATGGGCAAGGCTTTAGATGCAGAAGAAAGATTACATGTTTGCTTTAAAATAATCACAAGCATGATGAGCGCAAAGCACTTTAAATGTGACTTGTTCCATTTTAGAGATTTGTTTAAGATAAGATATAACTCATTGAGATGTGTCATAGTATTCGTCGTTAGAAAACAATTATTGTGACATTATTTCAATGAGTTATCTATTTTTGTCGTGTACAGAGATCTTCAAGATATATCTAGAACATTTGTGCACGCTTTTTGATATTGATTCAATGTTATGCCATAACAACGTTTAAACCATCGACCTAGATGACTTTGATCAGAAAAACAAAGATATGAAGCAACAGTTGTTGCTGATAATCCTTTTCTTAACAATTCTTTTGCCTTATTTAAACGGAGTTGGATCAGATATTGATGTGGAGAACAGTTAAAGTTTTTTTTAAATACACGGTTAATATAAAAACGATCTGTTTTCACCAATGTTGAGAGTGTTTGTAAGTCTAAATCATGAAAGAGACTTTCATGTAAAATTTCTTTTAGCTTTAATGCAATATTAGGTAATGTCTGGATAGACTTTTCACGTTTATATAAAATTTTTTTATTTACTAAGTTTTCTAATAAAAGATCTAAATACGTATCTTTCATCAATTGAGATTCATTGTTATTCAATATATTGTAGGTTGAAAGTATCAAATGTGAAAGTTGAGGATCAGAACGTAGGGTTGATTCGATAGCAAGTTCGATAGGCTCATTAAATATTCCTTCATAGCTTTTTTTTAACCATGCTGGATCTAAATGCATCATTTTATAAGTGAAGCCGAGAGGATCTGGTGCATTACCATCATGAACTTCTTCAGGTTCAAGCATGAAAGTTTGACCTTGATAGCTATCAATAATTTTTTTTCTACAATTGAATTGTTGATGTCCTAACTCTGTTACCCCTATAAGATAACTTGAGTGTAGATGAGGATCGTATGCAAAGCCTTTGAAGTGGGCATGAATTAGTTCTATACCTGTAGACTTATCCTGTGTGACATTGACCCAATTGCTCATATTTACTTAATTAGTCCTAATGGATTTAGCTTATCAAAAATTATCTAATGAAGAAATTCTAAAATTAACATAATACACCTTATACAAAATGCCCTTGTAAGCCCTTAATCAAGGGCATTTTTAGTCTCTACTTAACATAAAATTTTGGTGGTGCTTCAAAAAGTATGCTGCCTTTAAATGAAGCCATTATTGATGTAAAAGAAAAGAAGGCTAAATCAAAAGCTTTAAAATGGTTTTCAAGCTTTTTTGAAAAATTACAGCTTCTTCTGAAGCTACGCCTAATTCTATGCCTTATTTTGCAATTATTGCCTTCAATACCTACAGTAAAAAATTTACCAATACTTTGCTTACCATTTTTAAAAGCAGTGATGAAACTGTCCCAATGATCACTTGCAATTCGGGTGTAGTGAATATCTAATTGTTTAAGCTTTGTCTTCAATTGTTAGACTGTAGCTAAATCTCGTTTACCCCAAACATAAGCAACAATTTCACCTGTTTCTCGATGATAGGCGTAAATAAGCCATTGTTTATTCTTTTTATTTCCAACAAAATTCCAGAACTCATCTACTTCGAGAGATTCATAATGACTTTGCTGAGGCTGAATTTCATAGGTTGATTCAGTTAAAGTACGTAAAACTTTACCGATACTGATGCGCTCAACTTCAGCAATATCTCGTATACCGCTGCCTCTGACCATCAACTGTAATATTTTACGAGTAATACCTGACTTACATCCTAGATAGCTCAGTGCATGATCACCAATAAACTGACGTTTACAGTCTTTGCACTGATAGTTTTGTTTCCCATCTACTTTGATACCATTTTTCTTTATACTATCACTGAGGCAGGTTGGACATTTGATTGCTAGAGTTATTTGCATTTCTCTATTTTATCAAAATCCAATCGGCTTTTTCTTCAGCATACTTTTTGAAACACTACCAAAAATAGATTAACCTCAAACTTCTAATTCTTATAAATAATGAAAAACACCCAACTTATCTAGCACATCTAAAGACAATTGTTTACGTAGAGCAATATCATCACCAGCTTTCATTTGCATATTTAAAGCAAATGCCACCACTTGCCCATCTGCCTTTTCAACAAAACCCACATACCAACCCACTTGCGGGTCTACAGCCATTCCCCAGCCACTTTTAGCATATAGACGATTCTCCCCTCTGCGCTCTACATACAACATCTCTTTCACTTGTTGCTGAACTTCAGGTTTAAAAGGCAATTGCCCTTGGGCTAAATCATACACAAACTTTACTTCTTGTATAGGTGTAATTGTCAAAGGCCCTTTCAACCAAAATTGATCAACTTCCGTGCCTATTTGCATATTGCCATAACCAATACGTTGCAATTCACTTTGCATTAAGCTTGGACCAATACGACGTGCCAATTCTTGATATACAGGCACTGTAGATGCTTGCATGGCTTCGCCCAAAGTAAAATCTTTGTCCCATGCTTTAAAAAAACGTGGCTTTCCATCCCACTTAAATATTTCTGTAGATGTTGCTTTATGATTTTCTAAACCAATTAGTGCATTGGCAATTTTAAATGTAGATGCAGGAATATAAGCTGTTTTTGCTCGGTCTAAATGCGTGCCATATTTTTTAATATTTTGACCATCATATGTGACAAACACAGCATCAGCTGAGATTTCATTAAAAAGCGCTTGAACATTCTGATCGATGATTGAGTTATTCACTTGTGGAATTGTACTTGTTTTTGCTCGACTCATACTATGCTCAGCACAAGCCCCAATACTTATGCTTAAGCAAACTAAACTCAATATTTTTAATAATTTCATGATATACAACTTTAAAATTTGGTAGTGTTTCAAAAAGTATGCTGAAGAAAAAGCCGATTGGATTTTGATAAAATAGAGAAATGCAAATAACTCTAGCAATCAAATGTCCAACCTGCCTCAGTGATAGTATAAAGAAAAATGGTATCAAAGTAGATGGGAAACAAAACTATCAGTGCAAAGACTGTAAACGTCAGTTTATTGGTGATCATGCACTGAGCTATCTAGGATGTAAGTCAGGTATTACTCGTAAAATATTACAGTTGATGGTCAGAGGCAGCGGTATACGAG
This region includes:
- a CDS encoding IS481 family transposase — translated: MLHTNNQIIKHKVGLLNLAEELQNVSKACKVMGVSRDTFYRYQELASTGNMDALINQSRRTPNLKNRVDEQTEQAVVDFAIQYPAYGQHRTSNELRQIGIFVSGSGVRSIWLRHNLENFKKRLKALEMKVAQEGIQLNDQQIAALERKHEDDVACGEIETHHPGYLGAQDTFYVGNLKGVGRIYQQTFIDTYSKVVHCKLYTTKTPITAADLLNDRVLPFYESQRLPMLRILTDRGTEYCGKVEHHDYELYLALNDIDHTKTKAASPQTNGICERFHKTVLQEFYQITFRKKLYSTLEELQADLDVWLKFYNTDRTHQGKVCNGRTPFATLLDGKRIWAEKNLAQI
- a CDS encoding Mph(E) family macrolide 2'-phosphotransferase; its protein translation is MTIQDIQSLAEAHGLLLTDKMNFNEMGIDFKVVFALDTKGQQWLLRIPRRDGMREQIKKEKRILELVKKHLSVEVPDWRISSTELVAYPILKDNPVLNLDAETYEIIWNMDKDSPKYITSLAKTLFEIHSIPEKEVRENDLKIMKPSDLRPEIANNLQLVKSEIGISEQLETRYRKWLDNDVLWADFTQFIHGDLYAGHVLASKDGAVSGVIDWSTAHIDDPAIDFAGHVTLFGEESLKTLIIEYEKLGGKVWNKLYEQTLERAAASPLMYGLFALETQNESLIVGAKAQLGVI
- the msr(E) gene encoding ABC-F type ribosomal protection protein Msr(E), translating into MSLIIKARNIRLDYAGRDVLDIDELEIHSYDRIGLVGDNGAGKSSLLKVLNGEIVLAEATLQRFGDFAHISQLGGIEIETVEDRAMLSRLGVSNVQNDTMSGGEETRAKIAAAFSQQVHGILADEPTSHLDLNGIDLLIGQLKAFDGALLVISHDRYFLDMVVDKIWELKDGKITEYWGGYSDYLRQKEEERQHQAVEYELMMKERERLESAVQEKRQQANRLDNKKKGEKSKNSTESAGRLGHAKMTGTKQRKLYQAAKSMEKRLAALEDIQAPEHLRSIRFRQSSALELHNKFPITADGLSLKFGSRTIFDDANFIIPLGAKVAITGSNGTGKTSLLKMISERADGLTISPKAEIGYFTQTGYKFNTHKSVLSFMQEECEYTVAEIRAVLASMGIGANDIQKNLSDLSGGEIIKLLLSKMLLGKYNILLMDEPGNYLDLKSIAALETMMKSYAGTIIFVSHDKQLVDNIADIIYEIKDHKIIKTFERDC
- a CDS encoding addiction module antidote protein — encoded protein: MAIKLRKWDSAEHLKTEDDMQAYLQACIEESNGDAAFIAKALGNIAKAKGMAQLSRDTGLGRESLYKALSGDVNPSFDTVIKVVKALNLRLAI
- a CDS encoding type II toxin-antitoxin system RelE/ParE family toxin, which translates into the protein MYSIYTTEVFDDWFTKLKDQQAKRRIQVRIDRVEDGNFGDTEPVGEGVSELRFFFGPGYRIYYCKQGQRVVILLAGGDKSTQSKDIKLALQLAQDLEEEL
- a CDS encoding BrnA antitoxin family protein produces the protein MSMVRYSRKELNEKFGEKQDAEIQRLLAKGTVPDDQLDLSDIPEITDWSSAVRQNQFYRPVKQQTSIRLDADVLAWFKAQGKGYQTRMNEILRDAMLKELKNHQ
- a CDS encoding BrnT family toxin, which encodes MEQYFEWDEAKNRKNQKKHDISFETASLVFEDPLRISIQDRHTDGEERWQTIGRVKGVLMLLVAHTIFDEDDCEIIRIISARQVTKAERNKYEHG
- a CDS encoding LysE family translocator, which translates into the protein METILAFCAFSFVASITPGPTNFLILSTSHQFSIKKTLGLIFGGSIGAASLVLITGLGIGTTLNEYPKIQLILSFTGGIWLSYIGWKIFNYRPDLESKIQNQNKKNGFFTGFFLQFINPKSWLMAIAVITVYTAQLANYYQSLILFSFIFMLISLPCLFIWAYLGKITKKILSTAHHMVLFNRVLGTVLLISVWYPILHAI
- a CDS encoding IS3-like element ISAba14 family transposase (programmed frameshift); the encoded protein is MARRPRRNHSNDFKAKVALAAIKAEKTLAELSAEFDVHQNQIIDWKNQLISASSQAFDQSKAPTEPPIDLKKLHAKIGEQALEIGFFRRCVEETGPLQPQKLIDDSLQISVSKQAKLLKVSRGCYYYRPKPVSASDLKLMRCIDELHMQYPFAGSRMMRDLLNRQGHHIGRRHTRTLMKKMGIQALYCKPNLSQANQAHRKYPYLLKGLAIQRSNQVWSTDITYIPMAKGFVYLCAVIDWHSRKVLAHRVSISMEVDFCISALNEAIEKYGRPEIFNTDQGSQFTSDAFIDVLKSNGIQISMDGKGRWVDNVMVERLWRSVKYEEVYLKAYSSVTDAKKQLSAYFEFYNLKRPHSSLDKMTPNEFYYDQLPQQNKVA
- a CDS encoding AraC family transcriptional regulator: MSNWVNVTQDKSTGIELIHAHFKGFAYDPHLHSSYLIGVTELGHQQFNCRKKIIDSYQGQTFMLEPEEVHDGNAPDPLGFTYKMMHLDPAWLKKSYEGIFNEPIELAIESTLRSDPQLSHLILSTYNILNNNESQLMKDTYLDLLLENLVNKKILYKREKSIQTLPNIALKLKEILHESLFHDLDLQTLSTLVKTDRFYINRVFKKNFNCSPHQYLIQLRLNKAKELLRKGLSATTVASYLCFSDQSHLGRWFKRCYGITLNQYQKACTNVLDIS
- a CDS encoding carbapenem-hydrolyzing class D beta-lactamase OXA-58; translation: MKLLKILSLVCLSISIGACAEHSMSRAKTSTIPQVNNSIIDQNVQALFNEISADAVFVTYDGQNIKKYGTHLDRAKTAYIPASTFKIANALIGLENHKATSTEIFKWDGKPRFFKAWDKDFTLGEAMQASTVPVYQELARRIGPSLMQSELQRIGYGNMQIGTEVDQFWLKGPLTITPIQEVKFVYDLAQGQLPFKPEVQQQVKEMLYVERRGENRLYAKSGWGMAVDPQVGWYVGFVEKADGQVVAFALNMQMKAGDDIALRKQLSLDVLDKLGVFHYL